A window of Nicotiana sylvestris chromosome 8, ASM39365v2, whole genome shotgun sequence genomic DNA:
TCAGGAACAAGGCATTTTCTTCCAATTGGCAGTTCCTGTTGAGTTTTTTTGGGAGGGACCTGGTTCGAGACCTGTTCTCAAAAGTAGAGAGCAATATTCATTCCTTTGGCCCAGAATTTCTTGGTGATTCCATAGGCGATGAGCACAATCCATGCAGCATTTTCCAATTCTGTTCTTTCATTCAGCTACGCTGTGGAGTCCTTGGTGTAATTGTGTGTGATCACTTCTCTccctccttcatcatttttgtgaACTCATGTCCAGGTGATGCTTGAGTTTGGCAGACTGCTGACCAGGTCTTGGAGGTGAGAAGTTTGCATATACCAGTCCTTCATGACATGGTTGCAACTTCATTCATCTCATATCGCCAGCTTGTGGAGATTAATGAATAGCAAGAGTGACTGTTCTTGTTACCCTCGTTCACTCAAACTACTTGGAGAGTTATCAGATTGGTGACTGCACCCTTTTTAGGCCATTCACATAGCGCTCGTTCCCACTCGAGTGCCAAAGGAACCTTTCTGCCTTTTCATTCACTGAGAATGTACCCTTTACTTTCTTCTCAAGGATACATTTCCCTCCTAAAGGGCTTTCAGTTAGAAGAAATGCATGATATTTTCAGCTGCATGCTTTAGGCATCCACTGTCCATAGTCCATTGCAGCCTGCTTCCTTCCACTGCTCCATGCACATGCAcatcaagggttagatttaggaacccaaactagtttgggtcccttgttactATAAAAAGGATGAATGAGGGATTTCCTATTCCATGCAGGCAACATCTACCTTTTGCAAGTGGTACCTTATCCTTTGCTAGCAATCACTCTATCTGTAAACGTTTTGTTCTTTTGAGTAGACTAAACCCTGCCCTggaaattttctttaaaatgtcCGTTGTTTCCATAGTGGGTACatagccagttatcaggtacagtgGCATACTTGCTATGTGggttgtagggagttttctccctttggaacccgatgCCCTGCTTGTTCCCACTATTGTTGAGATACATGGCAATGACAGCATctaaggaccaggtccacttcaaGGATTTCTTAAGATTatttcttactttctccaacTTATTTTGGAGTCACTGATTCCTCTCGAGTTCACTGCAGAGACTGGTCTTTACAATAGTTAACTCCTTTTTGAGAAAGATGTGCGACTCACTGGCTAATTCTTTCCCTTTCCCAAGACTTACattcctatgttctctattgagtccctaaatggtttcctctagatcaGTGCATATCACTAGTAGGTCATCCCTTTCCTCTTCAGTAGATGCATCTTTTTCTTCTAAAGTGTGTTTCTAATTGCTAAGACCTTGtattgtttcttttagatcaacaactactaacATCAGATCGTCTCTCTCATTTTCCACACTAATTATTTTTTCATTCAGGGACTCCTTCTCTtgttcaagattagctatggttTCATTTAAGTGCACTACACAGATCACTAGATCATCTCTAAATTATTCGGCCtctcctagttctatggtcaggatctccttatcatttGCGAGACTATAATAAGCATCAATTAGGACATTTGATAAAGATCTTAGCTTCTTAgaagaataggatttcagatatatctgaacatccctgaagtttacctcatcgtcttcatcttcttcttcatcatcatctaacTGAGCCATCAGCGCGAACAGTGAATCATACTTTGCtgcttcagtttccactgccatcatggaactattttCTCCATCTGATTCCCTTTCGGATTCACTtgaggagtctccccaagcagcaagatCCTGCTTAACGATATTGTCTGCAGCACTTTTTCGATTGAATCTTTTCTTTGGAACCAGGATCCTTTTTCCTGCTTTTGTCAGGATTTTGCTTGTACTGCTCCTGTTTCGTGAGTGGGAAGTCTTTGATGAAATCCCTAACTTTCCACATCCGTGACAgagattgttgttccttgttttacttgaactgccccactttggtatgccaccatttcttcgaaccattttttgaaatctcttagtaagataggccatgtcactatcttcatcacttgaaTCACTCCTTTCAGCCTTAagcaccaggttcttttccttcttatgctatcttctttcactgtctttctttcttttcatcttagTATGTtttcagattaccaatcaactcatccTTGGGCAGAGTTTttagatctttagcttcagtgatgacatttaccttactttcccatgACCCAGGTAGAACACTAagaattttccttacaagcttgtttatgggaatgacatctccaagtgagtgaagctcatttatgatagaGGTTaatctggtgtgcatatcttgtatggACTCATCGTCCTTCATCCTGAAGTGCTCATATTCAGTAGTGAGTATGTCTATCTTGGATTGTTTGACCTGAGTGGTTCCTTCATGTGCAATTTGTAaggcttcccatatttctttggtaGTATCACAAGCTGAtactctgttgtactcatcaggtcctatgccacacattaaaattttgagaaggattccaAAAATTCCAAAACAGATCCAACAAACTTCATTACAAGTAGAACGTCCGAAGGATCATtcaccaaactggggtagaattttgacgAGAACCCTTAAAATTCTAATGCAAGGAAGCCacaatgtctctaaaagtgttaCAGTTATTAGTTCACCTAATTTACGTGATATTATATACCATTATGTTTCATAAAATGATTCTATCAATAAATGCACATATTCGAAAAGTTTATTTCTGTGACAGCCAGGTGTTACCTAGGGTAACTTGAATAGGGCCTCCAGAGCAAAGCAAAGAAAAGCAAGCAAACAAAGGCATGGACCAACCTTTCCctcaaaactcacaatttttctttgaatgcaggcacaatGAACATAACAGGAGTATTCACAAATATACACACATCAAAATCACTAACTTCATAACAATCGGTCCGCCAAGTGCAAATATATCTCCATCTAAGAAATATTCtgctcctatttgctatttgtctattgcataaggctaagctttgcctcctctcgcatgagtctaagccctgcatccatatttgcataagactaagcatcaccttctctttgcatgagactaagccctatctcaaatcttgcatgaggctaagccctgcctccatatttgcataaggctaagcatcaccttctctttgcatgagactaagccctgtatcaaatcttgcatgaggttaagacctacctccatatttgcataaggctaaacattgccttctctttgcatgagactatgccctgtctcaaatcttgcatgaggctaagcttgcaaccctatttgcataaggctaggcATTGGCTTCACTTTTCATGAGACTAAGCTGTGTcttaaatcttgcatgaggctaactcatgcctccatatttgcgtAAGGCTAAGCCTTTCCTTCTCTTtgaatgagactaagccctgtctcaaatcttgcataaggctaagcattgccctctcttgcatgagactaagcccatcaaatcttgcatgagactaTGCCCTGCCTcgacatttgcataaggctaagcattgtcttctctattcatgagactaagccctgtctcaaatcttgcatgaggctaacacTTGCCtatatatttgcataaggctaagcattgccttcttttTCCATgtgactaagccatgtctcaaatcttgcatgaggctaagccttacctccatatttgcataagtctaagcattgccttctctttgcatgagactaagccatgtctcaaatcttgcatgaggctaagtgtGACGACCTAGCCGGTCGTCTTatgaattaatgccccgatccccctattaactgctttcctcgtgtttatttctgctatttttatttgccGGGAAGTTctgttttgagtttcagagagttttgggatacttagtccctaaatgagagcttaagtattgaaaatttgaccatagtcggaacagtgtaaagacggactcggaatggaaatttgatggttccTTTAGCTCCACTGGGTGAATTCGGGCTTTGGGGCGTGCTTGGATTGTGTTTTGGTGGTCCGTAGcttttaggcttgaaatgccgaaaggtcgaattatCAAGTTTCtggatcgatagtgagatttttgtctaagggtcggaatggaattctggaagttggagtagctccgcagtgctgaatgtgacgtgtgtgcaaaatttcaagtcattcgaacgaggtttgatagaccttttgatcgaaagcatatttttagagttttagagttcttaggcttgaattaatGGTTGATTTGTcatttcaatgttgttttaggtgttttgaggattgatataagtttggacaggggtattggacttgtttgtgcttttagttgaggtcctgggggcctcaggatgatttcgggtggttaacgggaagttggaaagttgaaaaTTGCAGCTTAAGTCTTTGGGATGTTGTCATAACCACATCTGCGGTTGGTAGGCCGCATATACGACTACCGCAGATGCGGAGttgagccgcagaagcggctaagtgGAATTTgagcagggaccgcagaagcgatagAATTACCGCACATACGGCATCTGGGTCGCAAGTGCAGAGATGGAACTTTAAGTGAGAACCGCAAAAGCGGTTCCCCAACCGCAAAAGTGGTATCGCAGATGCGATGGGTGGATCGCAGATGTGGgattgctgggcagaacatataaatagttgccttcacgaatttaagttattctttcacTATTTTCATCTGGGAAGTGAGCTTTTGGGGAGGTtttgagagggaattcaagggaacttcgaggaggtaagattcttggaacctaaactcgttattgaggtgatttttatcattttaaacatgaaaatttaaggaaaatcagtggtaaaattgggggttagggcttgactaattagagacctttgagcgatgatttgaggtccgatttttttatttttggtatgactgaactcgtgagagtgtgaggattctaaaatttaaattttacctgattccgagacgtgggcccaaggggcattttggtcattttacctaatttcgtgtattagcttagaatttaattatagaatcagttacttgagctggttcgaggtaagtggtttgcctaaccttgtgtggggaccttcccattaggatttggtattactgctaattgaaatgccttgtatgtgagttaacgagtgcgtacttgtgctaattgttgaaaatccgattttcattaagtaattactagtatgtttcttttcctgtttatattacctGCACTTAAAGCCTgttattagcttaggaaagcatgtctaagtgttttaattgccttatttgctcaactgcttacctg
This region includes:
- the LOC138876018 gene encoding uncharacterized protein; translated protein: MCGIGPDEYNRVSACDTTKEIWEALQIAHEGTTQVKQSKIDILTTEYEHFRMKDDESIQDMHTRLTSIINELHSLGDVIPINKLVRKILSVLPGSWESKVNVITEAKDLKTLPKDELIGNLKTY